The proteins below come from a single Manduca sexta isolate Smith_Timp_Sample1 unplaced genomic scaffold, JHU_Msex_v1.0 HiC_scaffold_2520, whole genome shotgun sequence genomic window:
- the LOC115445072 gene encoding LOW QUALITY PROTEIN: cysteine desulfurase, mitochondrial (The sequence of the model RefSeq protein was modified relative to this genomic sequence to represent the inferred CDS: deleted 2 bases in 1 codon) yields MFRFTKNTIPLLSKTLIKWTSQAQDKRVLILFQGPRLFSDAVDDKYSLKHEEIGRPLYFDVQATSPMDPRVLDAMLPYLVSYHGNPHSRTHAYGWESEAAVEKAREQVAHLIGADPKEIIFTSGATESNNISVKGVARFYGPRKKHVVTTQIEHKCVLDSCRALEGEGYKITYLPVQQNGIIRLEDLEKALTPETSLVSIMTVNNEIGVRQPIEEIGKICKSKKVFFHTDAAQALGKIPLDVNKMNIDLMSISGHKIYGPKGVGALYIRSRPRVEVEPIQSGGGQERGMRSGTVPTPLVVGLGAACELAEREMAYDHAWMQKLSQRFLDKIYSKLTHVIRNGDATQTYPGCINLSFAYVEGESLLMALKDIALSSGSACTSASLEPSYVLRAIGADEDLAHSSIRFGLGRFTTVDEVDYTAEKTIRHVERLREMSPLWEMVQEGIDIKTIQWSQH; encoded by the exons atgtttcgtttcacaaaaaatactatacCTTTACTTTcaaaaacattgataaaatgGACATCACAAGCTCAAGACAAGcgcgtattaatattattccaaGGACCCCGACTGTTTTCCGATGCGG TTGATGATAAGTACTCGCTGAAGCATGAAGAAATTGGCAGGCCACTCTATTTTGATGTACAAGCTACGTCACCAAtg gATCCAAGGGTACTTGATGCTATGCTACCATACTTGGTCAGTTATCATGGTAACCCACATTCGAGAACACATGCCTATGGATGGGAAAGTGAGGCAGCTGTTGAAAAAGCCAGGGAACAAGTTGCCCACTTGATTGGAGCTGACCCTAAAGAAATTATATTCACTTCTGGTGCTACAGAATCTAATAACATATCAGTCAAAGGAGTAGCTCGTTTTTATGGACCTAGGAAAAAGCATGTAGTCACCACACAAATT GAACACAAATGTGTGCTTGATTCATGTCGTGCTTTGGAAGGAGAAGGATATAAAATCACATATCTACCTGTCCAGCAAAATGGAATAATTAGATTGGAAGACCTAGAAAAGGCTCTCACTCCTGAAACAAGTCTTGTGTCCATAATGACTGTCAACAATGAGATAG GTGTAAGACAGCCAATTGAAGAAATTGGTAAAATTTGCAAGagcaaaaaagtatttttccaCACTGATGCAGCACAAGCACTTGGCAAAATACCtttagatgtaaataaaatgaatatagacttaatgtctatttctggaCATAAAATTTATGGACCAAAGGGTGTTGGAGCTTTATACATTAGAAGCCGACCCAGAGTC GAAGTTGAACCAATACAAAGTGGAGGTGGTCAAGAGAGGGGCATGAGAAGTGGAACAGTGCCGACTCCCCTAGTTGTAGGACTGG GAGCTGCTTGTGAATTAGCAGAGCGTGAAATGGCGTATGATCATGCTTGGATGCAGAAACTATCTCAAcgatttttagataaaatatattcaaagctAACACATGTAATAAGAAATGGCGATGCAACACAAACTTATCCTGGATGTATTAATCTTTCATTCGCATATGTCGAAG gtGAATCACTTCTTATGGCACTAAAAGATATTGCATTATCAAGTGGATCAGCTTGCACCTCTGCATCACTTGAGCCATCCTATGTATTAAGAGCCATTGGTGCAGATGAAGATTTGGCACACAGTTCAATAag GTTTGGTTTAGGAAGATTTACGACAGTCGATGAAGTGGATTATACAGCTGAAAAGACAATTAGACATGTGGAGCGACTTAGAGAAATGAGCCCACTTTGGGAAATGGTTCAAGAAGGCATAGACATCAAAACAATCCAATGGTCTCAACACTAA
- the LOC115445074 gene encoding ras-related protein Rab-30, with translation MAIVKTPVLKVILCGEYGVGKSSLFRRFINNTFVPNSDRRSTLGLDHFEKLYQVADKDVKLQLWDTGGMERIASVTSSYYKFAEAAILVFSLDNASSFHVLSQHLLDIVTYAENAKIFLCGNKSDLEGSSPQVTDADIETFCEQCHNLISSTYKTSCKTGKGVEEMFADIALQLVESNRSRIELQTLDHNSFKISNPDQPEEPACNC, from the exons ATGGCTATTGTAAAGACACCAGTGCTCAAAGTAATATTGTGTGGCGAATATGGTGTTGGAAAAAGCTCGTTGTTTCGGaggtttattaataatacatttgtcCCAAACTCTGATAGAAGGTCGACATTGGGACTAGATCACTTCGAAAAGTTATACCAAGTCGCAGATAAAGACGTCaag ttACAGTTATGGGATACTGGAGGCATGGAAAGAATTGCATCTGTTACATCAAGTTATTACAAATTTGCTGAAGCAgcaattttagtattttctcTGGACAATGCATCATCATTTCATGTTCTTAGTCAGCATTTACTTGATATTGTCACATATGCagaaaatgcaaaaatatttttatgtggtaATAAATCAGATTTGGAGGGCTCATCACCTCAAGTGACAGATGCTGATATTGAGACATTCTG TGAGCAATGTCACAATCTCATCAGTAGTACATACAAAACATCATGTAAGACTGGCAAAGGTGTTGAAGAAATGTTTGCTGACATAGCCTTGCAGCTTGTGGAGTCAAATAGATCAAGAATTGAGTTACAGACATTGGATCATAATAGTTTCAAGATATCAAACCCGGATCAGCCCGAAGAGCCAGCATGTAATTGTTGA